A part of Terriglobales bacterium genomic DNA contains:
- a CDS encoding sodium/glutamate symporter yields the protein MTVSPIIGLGVASLALGLGILLRRHLRLLDRLNLPPAVIGGFLFSLAGLALHARGVTLEYDNTLRDLLMVAFFTTVGLGARLKLLRTGGPALAWLLVLSSLWAVFQNLLGIGLAKLMGANALLGIVAGSLTLTGGPATALAFAPEFERAGVAGAPALALAAAMIGIIAGGLLGAPLATLLIARRKLAPGATSGARAQDALAPAGETPALPFNELLVLTVAMSLGALLGSWLTAHRIVLPGYIGAMIVAGVLRNLNDRFGWLRLSDRTITTLGTLALAWFIALALVGLKLWEIAALALPLAVILAAQVAFIVATTYWVIFRLVGRDYEAAVISGGFVGYMLGITPNAVANMDALAEKYGAAPRAYLVVPVVAAFLIDFTNALIITRMMGWFAN from the coding sequence ATGACCGTCAGCCCCATCATCGGCCTCGGCGTCGCCTCGCTCGCCCTCGGCCTCGGCATCCTGCTGCGCCGGCATCTCCGCCTCCTCGACCGCCTCAATCTCCCGCCCGCCGTCATCGGCGGCTTCCTGTTTTCTCTTGCCGGACTCGCGCTGCACGCCCGCGGCGTCACGCTCGAATACGACAACACCCTGCGCGACCTCCTGATGGTCGCCTTCTTCACCACCGTCGGACTGGGCGCGCGGCTCAAGCTGCTGCGCACCGGCGGACCCGCGCTCGCCTGGCTGCTGGTGCTCTCTTCCCTGTGGGCGGTGTTTCAGAACCTGCTCGGCATCGGCCTGGCGAAGCTGATGGGCGCCAACGCGCTGCTTGGCATCGTCGCCGGCTCGCTCACGCTCACCGGCGGCCCTGCCACCGCGCTCGCCTTCGCGCCCGAGTTCGAGCGCGCCGGCGTTGCCGGCGCGCCCGCGCTGGCCCTGGCCGCGGCGATGATCGGCATCATCGCCGGCGGCCTGCTGGGCGCTCCGCTCGCCACGCTGCTCATCGCGCGCCGCAAGCTCGCCCCGGGAGCGACCTCCGGAGCGCGAGCGCAGGATGCGCTCGCCCCTGCCGGCGAGACGCCGGCGCTCCCCTTCAACGAGCTCTTGGTCCTGACCGTCGCGATGTCCCTGGGCGCGCTGCTCGGCTCCTGGCTTACCGCGCACCGCATCGTCCTGCCCGGCTACATCGGCGCGATGATCGTCGCCGGCGTGCTGCGCAACCTGAACGACCGCTTCGGCTGGCTCCGCCTCTCCGACCGCACTATCACCACGCTGGGCACGCTCGCCCTCGCCTGGTTCATCGCGCTCGCGCTGGTCGGACTCAAGCTCTGGGAGATCGCCGCGCTCGCCCTGCCGCTGGCGGTCATCCTCGCGGCGCAGGTCGCGTTCATCGTCGCGACCACCTACTGGGTCATCTTCCGGCTGGTCGGGAGAGACTATGAGGCCGCCGTCATCTCCGGCGGCTTCGTCGGATACATGCTGGGCATCACGCCCAACGCGGTCGCGAACATGGACGCGCTCGCCGAAAAATACGGCGCCGCCCCGCGGGCTTACCTGGTGGTGCCCGTCGTGGCGGCGTTCTTGATCGACTTCACCAACGCCCTCATCATCACGCGGATGATGGGGTGGTTCGCGAACTAG
- a CDS encoding helix-turn-helix transcriptional regulator translates to MAKRKKQGAYMISAVAEMYGIHPQTLRLYEREGLLKPSRTEGNTRMYTDEDLERLEFILSLARDLGVNISGIAIILEMRARMEEMQRQMQGFVNYVGKEIMARAYNVPADPSKGAIIPIRHRVPPAAPNVIPPKDKKR, encoded by the coding sequence GTGGCTAAGAGAAAGAAACAGGGCGCGTACATGATCTCGGCGGTGGCCGAGATGTACGGCATCCATCCGCAGACGCTGCGGCTCTACGAGCGCGAAGGCCTGCTCAAGCCCTCGCGCACCGAGGGCAACACGCGCATGTACACCGATGAAGACCTCGAGCGCCTCGAGTTCATCCTCTCGCTGGCGCGCGACCTCGGCGTCAACATCTCCGGCATCGCCATCATCCTGGAAATGCGCGCGCGCATGGAGGAGATGCAGCGCCAGATGCAGGGCTTCGTGAACTACGTGGGCAAGGAGATCATGGCGCGCGCCTATAACGTCCCTGCGGACCCGTCGAAGGGCGCCATCATCCCCATCCGCCACCGCGTCCCGCCGGCCGCGCCCAACGTCATCCCGCCAAAAGACAAGAAGCGCTGA